A portion of the uncultured Draconibacterium sp. genome contains these proteins:
- a CDS encoding glycoside hydrolase family 27 protein — protein sequence MKKLIIVLIIIVLGGNLLAQKYENLAQTPPMGWSSWNKFGREINEDIIRRMADAMVETGLKDAGYEYINLDDTWQIDRDDEGNILVDSTRFPSGIKALADYVHSEGLKFGIYSCAGVKTCCGHPGSRGYEFQDARTYASWGVDYLKYDFCYADMDGQNTTASYKLMRDALYKAGRPIVFSICEWGTTQPWLWAKDIGHLYRTTIDITDCSKCLMVTGARGWLNILEESAPIWKYNGPGHWNDPDMLEVGNGGLTPTENKSHFAMWCMLSAPLMLGNDLENMTPDVLEILKNKELIAIDQDPLGQSAYRYIQDEEIEVWIKQLENDQWAMAVLNTSETEQDFHLEWNLMYMTRVFQKEFNAADSYKLYDIWNNKDMGTTAKPLEGKLEGRDVLLLRLTGE from the coding sequence ATGAAAAAATTGATCATAGTTTTGATAATCATTGTGCTGGGAGGAAATCTTCTGGCCCAGAAATATGAAAACCTGGCTCAAACTCCGCCAATGGGCTGGAGCAGCTGGAACAAATTTGGCAGAGAAATTAATGAGGATATCATCCGGAGAATGGCTGATGCAATGGTTGAAACCGGTTTGAAGGACGCCGGTTACGAGTATATCAACCTCGACGACACCTGGCAGATTGACAGAGATGACGAAGGAAATATATTGGTTGACTCCACCCGGTTTCCTTCAGGTATAAAAGCTTTGGCTGATTATGTACATTCAGAAGGATTAAAATTTGGAATATATTCCTGTGCAGGAGTAAAAACATGTTGTGGTCATCCTGGAAGCCGGGGATATGAATTTCAGGACGCCCGCACCTATGCTTCATGGGGGGTCGACTATCTGAAATACGATTTTTGTTACGCAGACATGGATGGTCAAAACACCACTGCATCGTATAAGTTAATGAGAGATGCACTGTATAAAGCCGGTCGGCCGATTGTTTTCAGTATTTGTGAATGGGGGACTACGCAACCCTGGCTATGGGCCAAGGATATCGGACATCTTTATCGCACTACTATCGATATTACTGATTGTTCGAAATGTTTAATGGTTACCGGTGCACGGGGCTGGCTGAATATTTTGGAGGAGTCGGCGCCGATTTGGAAATACAACGGCCCTGGCCATTGGAATGATCCGGATATGCTGGAGGTTGGAAATGGAGGATTAACACCAACTGAAAATAAATCGCATTTTGCAATGTGGTGCATGCTTTCGGCACCACTAATGCTGGGAAACGATCTGGAAAATATGACTCCCGATGTGTTGGAAATCCTAAAAAATAAAGAACTAATTGCCATCGATCAGGATCCTCTGGGGCAGTCGGCATACCGATACATTCAGGATGAAGAAATTGAAGTCTGGATTAAACAGCTGGAAAACGACCAGTGGGCAATGGCTGTTTTGAATACCAGCGAAACGGAACAGGATTTTCACCTGGAATGGAATCTGATGTACATGACACGCGTTTTTCAAAAAGAATTTAATGCAGCAGACAGTTACAAATTATATGACATTTGGAATAACAAAGATATGGGAACGACAGCAAAACCCTTGGAGGGAAAACTCGAAGGTCGCGATGTCCTTTTATTGCGGTTAACAGGGGAGTAA
- a CDS encoding GntR family transcriptional regulator, producing the protein MKKSTPKYILISQEIIQKIETGELAPGDKIPSENELIKTYEISNTTARKSLLEIELKGWASRIKGKGTFVLNRSEDKQFTRMLGSFHAIKESFSDNLVKEGLHPKNTILEKTVLEDGISSNINNKHFIIKGPVLKIHRLRYGNDLLLKDETRYISLELCPKINMHDLDTAFIKIFEDHYNLNITNVERSLSTTVLNPNDSSNYFETEIPMATFILDGVVISEGSKVVEIEKSFYRGDKYKFSITAKPQLAH; encoded by the coding sequence ATGAAAAAATCTACTCCTAAATATATCTTAATCAGTCAGGAGATTATTCAAAAAATAGAAACAGGAGAATTAGCGCCAGGTGACAAAATACCTTCTGAAAATGAGCTAATTAAAACCTATGAGATTAGTAATACCACTGCCCGAAAAAGCCTGCTTGAAATTGAATTAAAAGGATGGGCTTCCCGAATAAAAGGCAAAGGGACGTTTGTACTCAATCGGTCAGAAGACAAACAGTTTACACGAATGCTGGGTTCTTTTCATGCCATAAAAGAAAGTTTTAGCGACAACCTAGTTAAGGAAGGACTACATCCGAAAAACACCATATTAGAAAAAACTGTTCTTGAGGATGGTATCTCATCAAACATTAATAACAAACACTTTATCATTAAAGGCCCGGTACTTAAAATCCATCGTTTAAGGTATGGCAATGATTTGCTTTTAAAAGATGAAACAAGGTATATTTCATTGGAGCTTTGTCCTAAAATAAATATGCACGACCTTGATACTGCTTTTATTAAAATCTTTGAAGATCATTACAACCTAAATATTACTAATGTTGAAAGAAGTTTAAGCACTACAGTACTTAATCCGAATGATAGTTCAAACTACTTTGAAACTGAAATACCAATGGCTACATTCATTTTAGATGGAGTTGTTATATCGGAAGGAAGCAAAGTTGTTGAAATTGAGAAATCCTTTTATCGCGGAGATAAATATAAATTCTCAATCACTGCTAAACCACAATTAGCGCATTAA
- a CDS encoding MFS transporter, giving the protein MKKLSVWLPWGIVAMAFVATALSFLDRQVLSVSIISIKEDFHISDIQYGFINTGFLISYAIMFSVGGIFIDRFGSRLGLSLSVGIWSLATLLHSIANSAMHFGLFRFFLGLGEGGAFPGAIKAVVEWIPKEKQALANGIAIGGSALGAVVAPPLCVYMIAVTGWRGVFVFTSIIGFLWVLIWLLITKNNKRHLKVEQDKPKSEVRLFEFLKGLLKIKQVWIFILMRFLLDPIFYFYMFWIPKYLNEERGASLEQIGSLFWMPFLALGISNMLGGFISDRILKRTKNLNLARKSVMGVAALLTMPALFVKYVPTSEMVIAIMIIVLFAHGLWITNYITSISDIFGKTATSTIVGFSGSAGAISSLVLNPVIGLIVTKFSYNPMWLYSGVMYSVAFLAFIIFIPKIKSLVKYSEDSLQKKEPLLS; this is encoded by the coding sequence ATGAAAAAATTATCAGTTTGGCTCCCCTGGGGTATTGTAGCAATGGCATTTGTTGCAACAGCTTTAAGCTTTCTCGACAGACAGGTTTTATCTGTATCAATTATTAGCATAAAAGAAGATTTTCACATTTCTGATATTCAATACGGTTTTATTAATACAGGATTTCTGATTAGTTATGCAATTATGTTTTCTGTTGGTGGAATTTTTATCGATCGCTTTGGGAGTCGTTTGGGACTATCTCTTTCAGTCGGAATTTGGTCGTTAGCTACCCTATTACATAGTATTGCAAACAGTGCAATGCACTTTGGTTTGTTCCGGTTCTTTTTAGGCTTGGGCGAGGGGGGGGCTTTCCCAGGAGCCATAAAAGCTGTTGTAGAATGGATTCCGAAAGAAAAACAAGCCCTTGCCAATGGTATTGCAATTGGCGGATCGGCCCTGGGGGCGGTAGTTGCTCCTCCGCTTTGTGTGTATATGATAGCGGTAACCGGATGGCGAGGTGTTTTTGTGTTTACAAGTATTATCGGTTTTTTATGGGTTCTAATCTGGCTGCTGATTACGAAAAACAATAAAAGGCACCTAAAAGTAGAACAAGATAAACCAAAATCAGAAGTTAGGCTGTTTGAATTTCTAAAGGGACTTTTAAAAATAAAACAGGTATGGATTTTTATTTTAATGCGCTTTTTGCTTGATCCGATTTTTTATTTCTATATGTTTTGGATCCCGAAATATCTGAACGAAGAGCGTGGAGCAAGCCTGGAGCAAATTGGTAGTTTATTTTGGATGCCATTCCTGGCGTTAGGTATCTCGAATATGCTAGGAGGCTTTATTTCTGACAGAATATTAAAAAGAACAAAAAATCTGAACCTGGCACGAAAAAGTGTAATGGGTGTTGCTGCGTTATTAACGATGCCGGCATTATTCGTAAAATATGTGCCAACTTCAGAAATGGTTATTGCTATTATGATAATCGTTCTGTTTGCTCATGGCTTGTGGATAACCAACTATATAACATCCATAAGCGACATATTTGGTAAAACTGCAACTTCTACAATTGTTGGATTTTCTGGATCGGCAGGAGCTATCTCTTCTTTGGTATTGAATCCGGTAATTGGTCTTATTGTCACGAAGTTTTCGTATAATCCAATGTGGCTATATTCCGGAGTGATGTATTCTGTTGCATTTCTAGCATTTATAATATTTATTCCTAAAATAAAATCTCTTGTGAAGTATAGTGAAGACTCGTTGCAGAAAAAAGAACCTTTGTTGTCTTGA
- a CDS encoding glycoside hydrolase family 88 protein, whose amino-acid sequence MAAELKDSKGKLPKTIDEKRGELITSESWWWCSGFFPGTLWYLNEYYSEDKIKEYAEMYTARIEQEKYTTSNHDVGFMLYCSFGNGLRLEGTPSYEDVLLTGSRSLITRYNPKVGLIRSWDFNKDVWQYPVIIDNMMNLEMLMWAFKTTQDSTFYNIAVSHTNKTMENHYRDDYSCYHVVSYDTITGDPEKKQTHQGAFDQSVWARGQAWGLYGFTMMYRETGLQKYLEQARNIAEFMISHPNMPEDMIPYWDYLAPEIPNEERDASAAAVMASALIELSDYVQEDLKEEFLGVAEKQIRTLASAEYLAEPGTNGNFILKHSVGSKPHNSEMDVPLTYADYYFLEALIRLNRRLN is encoded by the coding sequence ATGGCTGCTGAATTAAAAGATAGTAAGGGAAAGCTTCCCAAAACCATTGATGAAAAAAGAGGAGAACTGATTACTTCTGAGTCGTGGTGGTGGTGTAGTGGTTTTTTCCCGGGAACATTGTGGTATTTAAATGAATATTATTCGGAAGATAAAATTAAAGAATATGCTGAAATGTATACTGCGCGGATCGAGCAGGAGAAATACACAACTTCAAATCACGATGTTGGATTTATGTTGTATTGTAGTTTTGGCAATGGGTTGAGATTGGAAGGTACTCCATCGTATGAAGATGTTTTGCTTACTGGGAGTCGTTCATTAATAACAAGGTACAATCCCAAAGTCGGTTTAATCCGCTCATGGGATTTCAATAAAGATGTTTGGCAATACCCGGTGATTATCGATAATATGATGAATCTTGAAATGCTTATGTGGGCCTTTAAAACTACTCAGGATTCAACTTTCTATAATATTGCAGTATCGCATACAAACAAAACCATGGAAAATCATTATCGTGACGATTACAGCTGTTATCATGTGGTTTCATATGATACGATTACAGGTGATCCGGAAAAGAAACAAACTCATCAGGGCGCATTCGACCAATCTGTATGGGCCCGGGGACAAGCCTGGGGGCTGTACGGATTTACAATGATGTACCGCGAAACCGGCCTTCAAAAATATCTTGAGCAGGCCAGGAATATTGCTGAGTTTATGATTAGCCATCCGAATATGCCTGAAGATATGATTCCGTATTGGGATTATTTGGCACCGGAAATACCTAATGAAGAAAGGGATGCGTCAGCAGCGGCTGTTATGGCTTCTGCTTTAATCGAATTGAGTGATTATGTGCAGGAAGATTTAAAAGAGGAATTTCTTGGGGTGGCAGAAAAACAAATAAGAACTCTGGCTTCTGCTGAATACCTGGCTGAGCCCGGAACTAACGGGAATTTTATTTTAAAACATAGTGTGGGATCTAAACCTCATAACTCAGAGATGGATGTTCCCTTGACTTATGCCGATTATTATTTTCTGGAAGCTTTAATTCGCTTAAACCGAAGGTTGAACTAA
- a CDS encoding GDSL-type esterase/lipase family protein has translation MNRLKFIVVITLLAVVAGACKQQVKVACVGDSITEGVGTEKWNKSSYPVVLNELLGEEYMVMNCGRSAATMLKKSDLTYWMCNELDNVFAFQPDIITIKLGTNDSKDYNWDAANYEKDYQALIDTFKTIPTNPEIYVCLPAPAFQRRWSINDTTIREQVIPIIEKLADKNQLTVIDAYSKLQDQEANFPDGIHPNEEGAGRLAEVIAEAIK, from the coding sequence ATGAATAGATTAAAATTTATAGTAGTTATTACTTTGCTGGCAGTGGTTGCTGGTGCCTGCAAACAGCAGGTTAAAGTTGCTTGTGTTGGAGATAGTATAACCGAAGGTGTAGGCACTGAGAAATGGAACAAATCCTCGTATCCGGTAGTTTTAAACGAGTTGCTGGGAGAAGAGTATATGGTGATGAATTGTGGCAGGAGTGCAGCAACCATGCTTAAAAAAAGTGATTTAACTTACTGGATGTGCAATGAACTGGATAATGTTTTTGCTTTTCAGCCTGATATAATTACCATAAAATTGGGAACTAACGACTCGAAAGATTACAACTGGGATGCCGCCAATTACGAAAAAGATTATCAAGCTTTAATAGATACTTTTAAAACGATACCTACCAACCCTGAAATTTATGTTTGTTTACCTGCTCCAGCCTTTCAAAGGCGCTGGAGTATTAACGACACGACTATAAGGGAGCAGGTTATTCCGATTATTGAAAAACTGGCAGACAAAAACCAATTAACAGTCATCGATGCATACTCAAAGTTGCAGGATCAGGAGGCAAATTTCCCGGATGGAATTCATCCAAATGAGGAAGGTGCAGGGCGTTTGGCAGAGGTCATTGCTGAAGCAATAAAATAA
- a CDS encoding sugar-binding domain-containing protein: MNKNLLLTLTSLLLISSGIYGQNSWKKKIISLNSKDQKTSWQFLGTSPQDGNINIPDLSLKNWQNISVPGDVNVELMNLGILPDLHFDTLAREAYWVTEKDWWYTLLFDADFDTNKKTDLVLDFVDGNSEIWLNGTKLGIMENAFYPHRFDVKSILKAKNNRLFIRFKSINKLLGGERLDELLGWRDRRSFIRKPQYNFGWDWTLPVPGIGLAGNVYIENGNEFEIEELGIQTTISGQIDFNFEVTKPTKEAGYEIIVNVDGHETQLSDTIRRTDYKTYKSYTHFLIENPRLWWPNGYGEPNLYNYNVQLLVDGVITDTRKGKFGIRETETRERPFTPDAGVGYSFEVLINNEPIFCKGTNWIPMEIWPGAIDTDKYRFYLEKAKEANFNMIRVWGGGIYEKDLFYELCDEMGIMVWQDFMFASTGYPVNHLMVEIIKEAEYQVFRLRNHPSIVIWCGGNEDYLSWRHPKDAEYDAQADIVTEIEKDSFYVDRTHEDPILFSMILRGLTTRFGLNVPYVDSSPMSREDSGNRPNSGNSHVSCWKYALFWCDGKPSRWRNHFNNVCSFDSEFCIQGPSNVNTIKSFLKEVNYWPPNDAWIYHIQRGHANLPHYEQTMFIAGDIFGEINSLQEYVKYGQATHVEQTRTEYESARYDRPNNGGTMSWMFNDCWPTSNWSIIDYYYQPKPAYYAAKRACSPVLPIIFERDSIIRFSISNETAIQKHLLLTYGCKTISGDEFWQKEEDVQLEQNSIVEFFRENHSNKRLPLGSYLYIKAIVDGKQLDDVIYFPDGWKNIDWETPSVVLKIINQEKIDGVWQTDVQVSSDKFVRLCHLTWNKAPKLSKEMPLPNVWFNDNFFDLQAGNSKTVTITSSDKIKLDELSVGHWLTDWK; this comes from the coding sequence ATGAACAAGAATTTACTTTTAACACTAACCAGCCTATTACTGATATCGTCCGGAATATATGGACAGAATAGCTGGAAGAAAAAAATTATCTCATTAAACTCAAAAGACCAAAAAACAAGCTGGCAGTTTCTAGGAACTTCTCCACAGGATGGCAACATTAATATCCCTGACTTATCATTAAAAAATTGGCAAAACATAAGTGTTCCGGGAGACGTCAATGTTGAATTGATGAACCTTGGAATACTTCCCGATCTGCATTTCGACACTTTAGCACGAGAAGCCTACTGGGTGACTGAAAAGGACTGGTGGTACACCTTGCTGTTTGATGCTGATTTTGATACAAACAAAAAAACCGATTTAGTATTGGATTTTGTAGATGGTAATTCGGAAATATGGCTAAACGGCACCAAGCTGGGAATAATGGAAAATGCTTTCTACCCTCATCGTTTTGACGTAAAAAGTATTTTAAAAGCAAAAAACAACCGTTTGTTTATACGATTTAAATCTATTAACAAATTACTTGGTGGTGAAAGGCTCGATGAATTGCTCGGTTGGCGTGATCGACGGTCATTTATTAGGAAGCCTCAGTATAATTTTGGATGGGACTGGACACTTCCTGTTCCTGGTATCGGGCTGGCGGGGAATGTTTACATCGAAAACGGAAATGAATTTGAGATTGAAGAGTTAGGTATACAAACGACAATTAGCGGACAGATTGATTTCAACTTCGAAGTCACAAAACCGACAAAAGAAGCAGGCTATGAGATTATAGTTAATGTGGATGGACATGAAACACAACTTTCCGATACTATTAGAAGAACCGACTACAAAACGTATAAATCGTACACTCATTTTTTAATTGAAAATCCACGACTCTGGTGGCCCAACGGTTATGGCGAACCAAATTTGTACAATTACAATGTTCAGCTGCTGGTTGACGGAGTTATCACCGATACTCGGAAGGGAAAATTCGGAATAAGGGAAACAGAAACCCGCGAAAGGCCTTTTACTCCTGATGCAGGTGTAGGTTATTCTTTTGAAGTTCTAATTAACAATGAACCTATATTTTGCAAAGGCACCAACTGGATCCCAATGGAAATCTGGCCGGGAGCAATTGATACCGACAAATACCGATTTTACCTGGAAAAAGCCAAAGAAGCCAACTTTAACATGATTCGTGTTTGGGGTGGAGGAATTTATGAGAAAGACTTATTTTATGAACTATGCGACGAAATGGGAATAATGGTTTGGCAGGATTTTATGTTTGCCAGTACAGGCTACCCGGTTAATCATTTAATGGTTGAGATTATAAAGGAAGCCGAATACCAGGTTTTCAGACTAAGAAACCATCCATCGATAGTTATTTGGTGTGGAGGTAATGAGGACTACCTTTCTTGGAGGCACCCAAAGGATGCTGAATACGATGCCCAGGCAGACATAGTAACAGAAATAGAAAAAGACAGTTTTTATGTGGATCGCACACACGAAGATCCCATTCTATTTTCGATGATTCTAAGAGGACTAACCACACGTTTTGGACTGAATGTACCTTATGTTGATTCGAGCCCTATGTCGCGAGAAGACTCAGGGAACAGACCAAACTCGGGCAACTCGCATGTTAGTTGCTGGAAATACGCGCTTTTTTGGTGCGATGGGAAACCTTCCCGCTGGAGAAACCACTTTAACAATGTCTGTTCGTTCGACTCCGAATTTTGTATTCAGGGACCATCAAATGTAAACACAATAAAATCGTTTCTGAAAGAAGTAAACTACTGGCCTCCCAACGATGCATGGATTTACCATATTCAGCGCGGCCATGCCAACCTACCACATTACGAACAAACCATGTTTATTGCAGGCGACATTTTTGGTGAGATCAACTCATTACAAGAGTACGTTAAATATGGACAGGCAACACATGTGGAACAAACTCGTACAGAATACGAAAGCGCCAGATACGACAGGCCTAACAATGGAGGAACAATGAGTTGGATGTTTAACGACTGCTGGCCTACTTCAAACTGGTCTATTATTGATTATTACTATCAACCCAAACCAGCATATTACGCTGCAAAAAGAGCCTGCTCACCTGTTCTGCCGATTATTTTTGAACGCGACAGTATCATTCGTTTTTCAATTTCAAATGAGACAGCAATCCAAAAACATTTATTGCTTACGTACGGATGCAAGACCATATCAGGTGATGAGTTCTGGCAAAAGGAAGAGGATGTTCAGCTTGAACAAAATTCGATTGTAGAATTTTTCAGAGAGAATCACAGCAACAAAAGGCTTCCTCTTGGTAGCTACTTATACATTAAAGCAATAGTTGATGGTAAACAACTGGATGATGTAATTTATTTCCCTGACGGATGGAAAAATATAGATTGGGAAACACCTTCAGTTGTACTAAAAATAATTAACCAGGAAAAAATCGATGGAGTGTGGCAAACCGATGTGCAGGTTTCTTCTGACAAGTTTGTCCGCTTGTGCCACCTAACCTGGAATAAAGCCCCAAAATTATCAAAAGAAATGCCTTTACCAAATGTTTGGTTTAACGACAATTTTTTTGATCTGCAAGCCGGAAATTCCAAAACAGTAACTATCACTTCTTCAGACAAAATTAAATTAGATGAGCTTTCGGTTGGTCATTGGCTAACAGACTGGAAATGA